A portion of the Musa acuminata AAA Group cultivar baxijiao chromosome BXJ1-1, Cavendish_Baxijiao_AAA, whole genome shotgun sequence genome contains these proteins:
- the LOC135672430 gene encoding RING-H2 finger protein ATL79-like, translating into MPVPHADDAILHPPPPTRASASNATSDKWGPYSGASDFGASMALVLAALFCTILLALSLGAAIRLLFCRRHRRGTSEEPEEKPAAAVTPTMLFSASGTMLAGMGADCAICLAEFCEGDPVRVLPACNHGFHVRCIDRWLAARSSCPTCRADANPEERAQAQAQAQAQEVAAEGV; encoded by the coding sequence ATGCCGGTCCCGCACGCAGACGACGCGATCCTACACCCTCCGCCGCCCACAAGGGCCAGCGCCAGCAACGCCACCAGCGACAAGTGGGGGCCATACTCCGGGGCCAGCGACTTCGGCGCCAGCATGGCCCTCGTCCTCGCCGCGCTCTTCTGCACCATCCTCCTCGCCCTCTCGCTCGGCGCCGCCATCCGCCTACTCTTCTGTCGCCGCCACCGCCGCGGAACTTCGGAGGAGCCCGAGGAGAAGCCTGCAGCGGCAGTGACGCCGACGATGCTATTCTCGGCGTCGGGGACGATGCTGGCCGGAATGGGGGCAGATTGCGCCATCTGCCTGGCGGAATTCTGCGAGGGCGACCCCGTCCGGGTGCTGCCGGCGTGCAACCACGGCTTCCACGTCCGGTGCATCGACCGGTGGCTGGCGGCGAGGAGCTCCTGCCCGACTTGCCGCGCTGACGCCAACCCAGAAGAGCGGGCTCAGGCTCAGGCTCAGGCTCAGGCTCAGGAGGTTGCCGCGGAGGGGGTTTAG